The sequence GGTCAGGTGAGTTCAGTGAGCGTCCATCACTTGATTGACCAATCAGGGCGGAGAGAGTCACTGCATTTTCTGGATTTTGTCGACACAACCATCAAGACAAGTCTTCTTCCCCTTTCAGTCTCCCGTGAAGAACGGCAACCCCTCTTCGTCGTCATCCTCTTCATCGTCGTCATGCTCCTCTTCCTCTTCGTCATCTGTCTCGGCACtgatgtcttcttcgttggtctCCATGGCGGCGATGGCTACTGGGGGAAGCGGTTCAGGGGGGCTCCTCTCCAACATGTCGGCCGGCAGCTACAGCAACGCCACCCAGCAGCTGTCCCAGGCTGCGCATCAGCAACAGTCCAAAACTTGTGTTAGCTCCTCTTCCTTAGTGCCCGCTACCAATCCTGGCAGCTCAATCAATAGCTACCCTGCCCCCTCTGCCTTGTCTCCTCCCAACAACAGCACACTGGGGTTCTTCACATCCAACTCTCAGCTTCCGGTACCTTCGCGGCCCACACCCACTTCTAACAGCCTCGGACTGGGCCTGGGTATGTCACTAGGGAAAGGCAGCATGTCCGGTTCTACCAGCCCGATGTCTGCGGGTCTCGGCCTGTCAGGGATGCCGGCGTCCCTAAGCAGTATGGCTAGCCTACTGTCCAACTCCACCCCGGCACCCTACGCTCAGGCAGCCGTATCGGGCGCAGTGGGCTCCAACCTACTCAGCTCTTTGGGCGGCATCAGCACACCAAGCACCAGCGGATTAGAGAGTTCTGTTGGCGCCGGAAGCATGACAGTCGGCGGGCCGACATCCTCCACAAGTGGTCTACTGGGTTCGATGTCAAGCTCAGGGATTCTGGGTTTGGTTACCAGCCATTCAGCGGTTCAAGGGTCCGCGTTGGCAGCACAGAACACGGCAAGTTTAACACCAGTAGGCGGCGTGGGTGTGATCGGGAGTAACGGGGGCAGCGCCGGACTCTCTGTCAGACCGCCCAGCAGACAGAAGCAGAACGGATCCAGCAGTAAGTGTTTCAATCATATGTTTACTAATACAATCATATATTACTACTActttgcaataaataaataaataaatgcttatGTTGCAGGTTACAGTGCTGTGGTAGCAGACAGTGCAACGGACTCCTCACCCGTCAGTGCCAGCCAATCACAAAGCTGCCAATCTCTTTCTTTGACCTCAACAGCAAACCAGCTGTGAGTGAGAGACATTGGCGTTTACATTCATGCTTATATCGTCAACTCAGACTCACCCGCTCATGCTTTGTCCCTCCCAGGAAGGACACTGGCCCCTGTTTACTGGGCTCCTTGACGTTGTCTTCCAGCTCGCTGTCTCCGGCTTCCTACAGCGAGGCCAAGATGGTGACCAGCCTTGGCGGTCTGCTCAACGGACCGCTGTCCTACTCGACATCCTCTGACAGCATCAAGGTGAGAATGCCATCCTTTTAAGGAGACTTGCTACAATCCGCGGTCTACTCCGAAGTCTTGTGACATCACAACTGATCTGTCCTCTTTTGTATCCACATCAGCCCCAGGAGCCTCTCAGCAGTCTGAAGTCCATGGCCGAGCGAGCAGCCCTCAGCTCAGGGATGGACGGAGACATGCCCCCTCTGCACCTTGCCTcgggtaacacacacacatcaagtaGCAGGTTGGGTCAGGGCAGACATAGAAGAAGTTGAATGAAAACAAAATGAGACACCTATGAACAAAACTTGATTACGATGATGTCTCTGCAGATATTTTTCCCAGCACGACAGCATCTTCGGGCCCCCCCTCTGCCTCACAGTCCTCCCTGTCGGAGGTCAACATCCCGCCCTCGCTGGGCGTGTGCCCTCTGGGGCCGGCGCCCCTGTCCAAAGAGCATCTCTACCAGCAAGCCATGGAGGAGGCCGTGTGGACGCACATGCCCCACCCGTCTGACTCGGAGAGGATCAGGTGAGACACGACACATTGTTATACAATGATTAAATGTATTGGCAGTGTATTCGTAAAATCTGGTTTTACGGTACAATTCAGAGCTCCCACGTGGTGCACAAAGTGAGAGGCAGGGACAAAATTTAAAATATGGCTTGCGTGAAGGGGCCGTTCTTTGAACGGATTAGATACATGTTTTGGTGTAATATGAATGGGaaaaaaattgttcaataatttatttattgtacGAAATAACATTTACAGAATAAAATAACTACCTTGTAGTCCAATTAGTTTCATTAGGTCTTCAGAGAAttatgcaatttgttattcttttGGCCAGACATGTGTTTATTTGTTacgtgacaacctctgaggaaggccacAGTTGTCgccgaaaccgtcaggtacagaaataaacacacaggtctggctataagaataacacaATTGCATAACTTACCTTGGTTTCTCAAGGTTTTCATTATGATTTAGATTCATGTTTACCTTGTATGTCCTGGCTGGAATTTGCAACTGGGAATTGACTGGTTTGTGCATCTACTCTAATCAAAAGCAGTCCAGCCTTTGGCTAGCAAGACTCATGACTAGGGAAAGTGCCAAGGAGTTGCTAAAGTCACCTTTTTGGAAACACTTGGCCTTCCTGGTGAAATAATCAGACAAAGACAAGCGGATAGGACGAAAGGAAGGTGCCGCCATGGTTCAGTAGAGATGGGGAACGGGGCTACAAACTGGAACTATTTATGCTGCGATTCAGCCGATAAGAtactttattttaaataaaataatcattCACACTTTATAAACTGATACTGTTGCATTTTACTCAAAGGAAATCTTGTTAGTTATTTATTGGCAAATAAATAGCACTTAAAGCTGTTTGCATTCAACATTACATTTTCCGCTACACGCTGAGCAAGGCACCAAACCGTGTTTATGGCATACCTTTAAACCCATAATATATAGACTAGATGTTTGTCGGGGTTAAGTTCCAAACCCCATGTGAATTATTGATGTTGCCAAAAGAAGCCCCCCCTCCCCAATTGCTTGTATTACGTTAGGTcgcttcttcccggaagtgaaaaactGTGGTGggcagccaagatggctgttgtgcagcaagcagtgcgcaaactatctgagtacgcaaggggGTTAGATCTTCCTGCtaaaagcagatacaagcaaaaaaaaatcttaactatacaatggaatagatccctatactttatcaaaaaaaaatttgTCGAGTAATATGAAGTGTTATACGTTGGTGGAATTCCCAGGTAGGTCGAACTATCTTGTGCGCcgacgtcattctacacgacaaaacggatgaaaacttggaaaagcatggaggtcgacatactatttatagtcacactGGAAAATGGGGGGGGCGTGCAATATTTTATTCTTCCTAGCCACatgacagaaaatatttgagaagctctGCTTTAAACTGGGTGGCGCAACATCCCCGCCCCACAAAAAA is a genomic window of Nerophis lumbriciformis linkage group LG11, RoL_Nlum_v2.1, whole genome shotgun sequence containing:
- the LOC133610524 gene encoding CCR4-NOT transcription complex subunit 3-like, with translation MADKRKLQGEIDRCLKKVAEGVEQFEDIWQKLHNAANANQKEKYEADLKKEIKKLQRLRDQIKTWVASNEIKDKRQLVENRKLIETQMERFKIVERETKTKAYSKEGLGLAQKVDPAQREKEEVGMWLTNTIDTLNMQVDQFESEVESLSVQTKKKKGDKEKQDRIEELKKFIEKHRHHIRMLETILRMLDNDSVEVDAIRKIKDDVEYYLDSSQEPDFEENEFLYDDLDLEDIPPSLVATSPPGNSQLEDELFQHSSSTPTSTTSSSPIPPSPATCTTENSEDDKKRGRSTDSEVGQSPVKNGNPSSSSSSSSSSCSSSSSSSVSALMSSSLVSMAAMATGGSGSGGLLSNMSAGSYSNATQQLSQAAHQQQSKTCVSSSSLVPATNPGSSINSYPAPSALSPPNNSTLGFFTSNSQLPVPSRPTPTSNSLGLGLGMSLGKGSMSGSTSPMSAGLGLSGMPASLSSMASLLSNSTPAPYAQAAVSGAVGSNLLSSLGGISTPSTSGLESSVGAGSMTVGGPTSSTSGLLGSMSSSGILGLVTSHSAVQGSALAAQNTASLTPVGGVGVIGSNGGSAGLSVRPPSRQKQNGSSSYSAVVADSATDSSPVSASQSQSCQSLSLTSTANQLKDTGPCLLGSLTLSSSSLSPASYSEAKMVTSLGGLLNGPLSYSTSSDSIKPQEPLSSLKSMAERAALSSGMDGDMPPLHLASDIFPSTTASSGPPSASQSSLSEVNIPPSLGVCPLGPAPLSKEHLYQQAMEEAVWTHMPHPSDSERIRQYLMRNPCPTLPFHHQMPPPHSDTVEFYQRLSTETLFFIFYYLEGTKAQYLAAKALKKQSWRFHTKYMMWFQRHEEPKTITDEFEQGTYIYFDYEKWGQRKKEGFTFEYRYLEDRDLQ